The Aureitalea marina genome includes a window with the following:
- the rpsT gene encoding 30S ribosomal protein S20, which yields MANHKSALKRIRSNETKRLRNRYQHKTTRNAMKKLREMTDKKEAEKLFPEVVAMLDKLAKRNIIHDNKAANLKSKLAKHVASL from the coding sequence ATGGCGAATCACAAGTCAGCTTTAAAAAGAATTAGAAGCAACGAGACCAAACGTCTTCGTAATCGGTATCAACATAAAACAACGCGTAACGCGATGAAGAAGCTAAGAGAGATGACCGATAAGAAGGAGGCTGAGAAATTGTTTCCTGAAGTAGTAGCTATGTTGGATAAGTTAGCCAAGCGCAACATTATCCACGATAACAAGGCTGCTAACCTGAAGTCTAAATTGGCTAAGCACGTTGCTTCTCTGTAA
- the yaaA gene encoding peroxide stress protein YaaA: protein MKILLSPAKSMDFDSELPTDRSSEVDFSDQSIRLNKLLKKKSARSLGKLMNISPNLADLNFERNQAWSFPFEENVSRQAIYAFNGEAYRGMDSHTFTDSELNYAQDSLRILSGLYGMLKPMDRIMPYRLEMGTKIKVGVKKNLYEFWKPKLTKALNGELREDEIVVNVASNEYSKALDLKSLKGQVITCHFKELRGDEYKVIMTFAKFARGLMARYLIQSKAETLDDIKSFNLDGYGYAESLSTDTELVFTR from the coding sequence ATGAAAATACTATTGTCTCCCGCCAAGTCAATGGATTTCGACTCTGAGCTGCCTACGGATCGTTCTTCCGAGGTTGATTTTTCCGATCAATCCATACGGTTAAATAAACTGCTGAAAAAGAAATCAGCCAGAAGTTTAGGCAAATTGATGAATATTTCGCCCAATTTGGCCGATTTGAACTTTGAACGAAATCAGGCCTGGAGCTTTCCATTTGAAGAAAATGTGTCGCGTCAAGCGATTTATGCATTCAATGGAGAAGCCTACAGAGGTATGGACAGTCATACATTTACTGATAGTGAACTGAACTATGCCCAGGATTCCCTTCGGATATTGTCCGGTCTATACGGTATGCTCAAGCCCATGGATCGCATCATGCCATATCGGTTGGAAATGGGAACCAAGATCAAGGTAGGAGTGAAGAAGAATCTTTATGAATTCTGGAAGCCTAAATTGACCAAAGCCTTGAACGGGGAATTAAGGGAAGACGAGATCGTGGTCAATGTGGCCAGTAATGAATACAGCAAAGCATTAGACCTCAAGTCCTTAAAAGGTCAGGTGATCACCTGTCATTTTAAAGAGTTGCGGGGGGACGAATACAAGGTAATTATGACATTTGCCAAATTTGCCCGTGGACTAATGGCGCGTTACCTGATTCAGTCGAAAGCCGAAACTCTAGACGATATCAAAAGCTTTAACCTTGACGGCTATGGCTATGCCGAGTCTTTGTCCACAGATACCGAGCTGGTCTTTACTCGCTAA
- a CDS encoding D-alanine--D-alanine ligase yields the protein MNKPKVAVAMGGYSSEKDISLQSGKVVSENLDSDQFDVYCVEIIQEGWFHIGPNNERYPIDKGNFGFDTPNGPVIPDVVFNTIHGTPGEDGLLASYWELIGIPQTSAPFYQAALSFNKRDTLAVLKQFGINTARSVLLNQGDEIDTSKIIDQVGLPCFVKPNRSGSSFGISKANSHEDLLPAIEKAFTEDDEIIIETALVGTEVSVGVYAQGGKPVALPVTEIVSENDFFDYEAKYLGKSDEITPARISDEETLMVQEEAKKIYRLLNMKGISRSEFIIQQGIPYFLEINTTPGLSSESIVPKQVRTAGQH from the coding sequence ATGAACAAACCAAAAGTAGCCGTCGCCATGGGCGGATATTCCAGTGAAAAGGACATCTCCTTGCAAAGTGGCAAGGTTGTTTCAGAGAATCTGGACTCGGATCAATTTGATGTTTATTGTGTGGAGATCATTCAGGAAGGCTGGTTTCACATAGGTCCTAACAATGAACGTTATCCAATCGACAAGGGAAACTTTGGATTTGATACTCCAAATGGCCCAGTAATTCCAGATGTTGTATTCAATACCATTCACGGCACTCCAGGTGAAGATGGCCTGTTGGCCTCCTATTGGGAATTGATCGGGATTCCCCAAACAAGCGCACCATTTTATCAAGCGGCCCTGAGTTTTAATAAGCGGGACACCCTGGCGGTTTTAAAGCAGTTTGGAATCAATACGGCCCGTTCTGTATTGTTAAACCAAGGTGATGAAATTGATACGTCGAAAATAATAGACCAGGTTGGCCTACCTTGTTTTGTAAAACCAAACCGCAGCGGATCCAGCTTCGGGATCAGTAAAGCAAACAGCCATGAGGATCTGCTGCCGGCCATTGAAAAAGCTTTTACCGAAGACGATGAAATCATCATTGAAACAGCCCTTGTAGGCACCGAAGTTTCAGTGGGCGTTTATGCTCAAGGTGGTAAGCCTGTGGCTTTGCCCGTTACCGAGATCGTGAGTGAAAATGACTTCTTTGATTACGAAGCCAAATACCTGGGCAAATCGGATGAGATCACCCCTGCCAGGATCAGTGATGAAGAAACTTTAATGGTACAGGAGGAAGCCAAAAAGATTTATCGACTACTGAATATGAAAGGGATCAGCCGCTCAGAATTCATTATTCAGCAAGGTATTCCATACTTTCTGGAGATCAATACCACTCCTGGACTCTCGTCAGAAAGCATAGTTCCGAAGCAGGTTAGGACAGCCGGGCAACACTAG
- a CDS encoding PASTA domain-containing protein has protein sequence MSFLRFIFSRTFLKQLVLAGLVTLVLVTLFMWWLRMSTNHGQQIEVPDLAHMTVEQVEETLDEAELRYEIMDSTNYNPDFEYKTVIEQIPNAGTFVKEDRKIYISLNRSGYPMIEVPDVVQKTLRQAAPTLLAAGFQIGEVIEKPDISDQVLDMLYEGKSLQPGSELRKTSVIDLVVGDGSLNRLKKKEIEDDEEEGSEETPQNERP, from the coding sequence ATGTCTTTTCTTCGCTTTATCTTCAGTCGAACCTTTCTCAAGCAGCTAGTCTTGGCTGGTTTAGTCACTTTAGTTTTGGTTACCCTTTTTATGTGGTGGCTCCGGATGAGTACCAATCACGGACAGCAAATAGAAGTACCCGATCTGGCACATATGACGGTGGAACAGGTAGAGGAGACCTTGGACGAAGCAGAATTGAGGTATGAGATCATGGACTCTACAAACTACAACCCGGACTTTGAATACAAGACTGTGATAGAGCAGATCCCTAATGCCGGGACCTTTGTAAAGGAGGATCGTAAGATCTACATTTCACTTAATCGCTCTGGTTACCCGATGATCGAAGTTCCCGATGTAGTGCAAAAGACCTTGAGACAAGCAGCTCCAACACTTCTGGCGGCTGGTTTTCAGATCGGGGAAGTGATCGAGAAACCAGACATCAGTGACCAAGTTTTAGATATGCTCTATGAAGGGAAATCCTTGCAACCCGGTTCAGAATTGCGCAAGACCAGTGTGATCGACCTGGTGGTTGGAGACGGTTCTTTAAACCGTCTAAAAAAGAAAGAGATCGAGGACGATGAAGAGGAAGGATCAGAAGAAACTCCCCAGAATGAGCGCCCCTGA
- the coaD gene encoding pantetheine-phosphate adenylyltransferase: MRRAVFPGSFDPITLGHIDIIDRAMPLFDEIIVAIGVNAEKKTMWSLEDRLQFIQEALGKYDKVRIMTYDGLTAQFCKEQEAGYILRGLRNALDFSYERSIAQTNARIAGVESIFIISSPGTSHISSTIVRDIARHGGDYSELVPFKVSP; encoded by the coding sequence ATGAGACGAGCCGTATTTCCGGGATCTTTTGACCCAATTACCCTGGGACACATCGATATTATTGACCGAGCCATGCCTCTGTTCGATGAGATCATCGTTGCCATTGGGGTCAACGCCGAGAAAAAGACCATGTGGAGCCTGGAAGATCGGCTGCAATTTATCCAGGAGGCCCTAGGAAAATACGATAAGGTCCGTATCATGACCTACGATGGATTGACTGCTCAGTTTTGCAAGGAACAGGAGGCCGGATATATTCTTCGGGGTCTAAGGAATGCCTTAGACTTTTCCTATGAACGATCCATTGCCCAAACCAATGCCCGGATTGCGGGGGTGGAGAGCATTTTCATCATCAGCTCTCCCGGGACATCGCATATTTCATCGACCATAGTAAGGGATATAGCCAGGCACGGTGGAGATTACAGCGAGTTAGTTCCTTTTAAGGTAAGTCCATAA
- a CDS encoding OmpP1/FadL family transporter: MKRTTFLLIAGMVCATVNAQTITDGLRYGIDNTLGNARFNAMSGAFGALGGEISSIALNPAGSAVFLGNNGTFSTTIDDFNNKSTYFGTFTESGETDFNVASAGMVFVFPNYDMDSAFKKFSLGLNFNQTQNFDNDLFFRGNGNTSVAQFFLQQAQGVPLNLLQTQENESISDLYAFLGRNEGVAAQNAFLGYQGFIIDPVEENPNNSAYVSNVAGNSFNQEYYQYTRGYMGKYTLNFGSQIGERFFLGVNLNTHSILYDESNFLRERNSNQGSSVSQIGFENLLRVRGTGFSMQFGGIAKVTEAFRIGLTYDTPTWHDINEETTQYLETRRMEGGNTLTTIVDPRVINVFGTYNLNTPGRWAASMAYVFGQDGLISVDYSYRDFSNIKFKPTSDPYFAALNADINRRLQGVSTIRIGGEYRISQFSLRGGYRYEGSPYKDKTTLGDLNGFSAGIGYNFGFFSFDFSYAHAKQERNQQLYTIGLTDSARIETVTNNYIFTLATSL, from the coding sequence ATGAAAAGAACCACTTTCTTACTCATAGCGGGAATGGTATGTGCCACTGTGAATGCACAAACCATTACCGACGGGCTACGATACGGAATAGACAACACCCTAGGAAATGCACGATTCAACGCCATGAGCGGTGCTTTTGGAGCCCTCGGAGGAGAGATCTCGTCCATCGCTCTAAACCCGGCCGGTAGCGCAGTATTCCTGGGAAATAACGGGACATTCTCGACCACCATTGACGATTTCAACAATAAATCTACTTACTTCGGGACGTTTACTGAAAGTGGTGAGACCGATTTCAACGTTGCCTCGGCAGGGATGGTTTTTGTCTTCCCCAATTACGATATGGACTCGGCATTCAAAAAATTCTCCCTGGGGTTGAATTTTAACCAGACACAGAATTTTGACAATGACCTGTTCTTTCGTGGGAACGGGAATACTTCGGTTGCGCAATTCTTTTTACAACAGGCACAGGGAGTTCCGCTAAACCTGCTGCAAACCCAAGAGAATGAATCCATTTCCGACCTCTACGCCTTCCTTGGGCGCAATGAAGGTGTGGCGGCACAGAACGCCTTCCTAGGTTACCAGGGATTCATTATAGACCCTGTAGAAGAGAACCCAAACAATAGTGCTTATGTTTCCAATGTAGCAGGCAATAGCTTTAACCAGGAATACTACCAGTACACCCGGGGATATATGGGAAAATACACCCTCAACTTCGGTAGTCAGATAGGTGAACGCTTCTTTTTGGGGGTAAACCTGAATACACACAGCATTCTTTATGATGAGTCCAACTTCCTAAGGGAGCGCAACTCCAATCAGGGAAGTTCAGTTAGCCAGATCGGTTTTGAGAATCTTTTGAGGGTCAGAGGAACAGGTTTTTCCATGCAGTTTGGCGGTATTGCCAAGGTGACCGAAGCTTTCAGAATAGGTTTGACCTACGACACACCAACCTGGCACGACATTAACGAAGAGACCACGCAATACCTGGAAACACGGAGAATGGAAGGCGGGAATACACTGACCACAATAGTAGATCCGCGAGTTATCAATGTTTTTGGAACTTACAATCTGAATACCCCGGGAAGGTGGGCAGCCAGCATGGCCTATGTCTTTGGCCAGGATGGGCTGATCAGTGTCGATTATTCCTATAGAGACTTTTCAAACATCAAATTCAAACCCACCAGCGACCCATATTTTGCAGCACTCAATGCAGATATCAACAGAAGATTACAAGGCGTTTCGACCATCCGAATCGGTGGAGAGTACCGGATCAGTCAGTTTAGCCTCAGGGGTGGATATCGTTATGAGGGAAGCCCATATAAGGACAAGACCACTCTTGGTGACCTGAACGGATTCTCAGCGGGTATCGGCTATAATTTTGGCTTCTTTTCTTTCGACTTCTCATATGCCCATGCCAAGCAGGAGCGAAATCAACAATTATATACCATCGGTCTGACGGATAGTGCCCGTATTGAGACGGTTACAAATAACTACATCTTTACTCTGGCAACTAGTCTGTAG
- a CDS encoding PD40 domain-containing protein, which yields MKQRAALPSILFSILLFTSCESNKTHNLSLLDHQTPDNTPLIFAEGIISTDDFEFTITFTPEMDELYFTRRKPDEDNAVYGIKLENNVWSEPEIAFFTSNEGWDFEPHISPNGDRLYFGSVRPLNDTASSAGLHQWYSKRTASGWDDPRPLEKPFIDRRITMYLTSAENGNLYFTTGEEGVKPEDWDIHTANNINGEYSEVIRMGPEINFDGKYIAHSYIAPDESYMIYDGESDSGYGDCDLYISFNRDGQWSEAINLGPEINTDQCEMCASVSPDGRYLFFHRGSTDENDKDTGNIYWVDLGRVLENIE from the coding sequence GTGAAACAAAGAGCCGCCCTGCCCTCAATTTTGTTTTCAATACTACTTTTTACCTCATGCGAATCAAACAAAACACACAACTTATCCCTACTCGACCATCAGACCCCAGATAATACTCCACTGATCTTTGCCGAGGGAATTATTTCTACAGATGATTTTGAATTCACCATTACTTTCACACCAGAGATGGATGAATTGTATTTTACCCGTCGCAAACCCGACGAAGACAATGCGGTCTACGGTATTAAACTTGAAAATAATGTGTGGTCAGAACCGGAAATAGCGTTTTTTACATCCAACGAGGGCTGGGACTTTGAGCCGCATATCAGTCCAAATGGCGACCGCCTATATTTTGGCAGTGTCCGTCCGCTTAACGACACAGCATCATCTGCAGGATTGCATCAATGGTACAGTAAACGAACAGCCAGCGGATGGGACGATCCAAGACCCTTGGAAAAACCCTTCATTGACAGGCGCATCACCATGTACCTGACCTCTGCAGAAAACGGTAACCTTTATTTTACCACGGGCGAAGAGGGAGTAAAACCAGAAGATTGGGACATTCACACTGCTAACAACATCAATGGTGAATACTCCGAGGTGATCCGTATGGGCCCGGAAATCAATTTTGATGGTAAGTATATTGCCCACTCCTACATCGCTCCAGATGAAAGTTATATGATATACGATGGAGAAAGTGATTCCGGTTATGGCGACTGTGACCTCTATATCAGTTTCAACCGAGACGGTCAATGGAGCGAAGCTATTAATCTTGGACCCGAGATAAATACAGACCAATGCGAGATGTGTGCCAGTGTTAGCCCGGATGGAAGATATTTATTCTTTCACCGCGGAAGCACCGACGAAAATGACAAGGACACCGGGAACATCTACTGGGTCGATCTGGGCCGTGTTTTGGAGAATATCGAATAG
- the proS gene encoding proline--tRNA ligase — protein sequence MAKNLTSRATDYSKWYNELVIQADLAENSGVRGCMVIKPYGFAIWERMQAELDRMFKETGHQNAYFPLFIPKSYFSKEASHVDGFAKECAVVTHYRLKNDEDGGGIVVDPDARLEEELIVRPTSETIIWDTYRKWIQSYRDLPILVNQWANVVRWEMRTRLFLRTAEFLWQEGHTAHATEAEAIAEAEQMINVYADFVENFMAVPVIKGLKTESERFAGALETYCIEALMQDGKALQAGTSHFLGQNFAKAFDVKFADRDGKLDHVWATSWGVSTRLMGALIMTHSDDNGLVLPPNLAPDQVVIVPIYRNDEQFDAVSEVANKIQSELRAKGLRVKFDKRDTHKPGWKFNEYELKGVPVRIAIGPKDVENGTVEIARRDTLSKEIVQVTDSADHISGLMEEIQTNLYQKAVDARTELTTEVETYDEFKEVLEKKGGFILAHWDGTAETEEQVKNETKATIRCIPMEGDTSPGNCMVTGRPSARKVLFAKAY from the coding sequence ATGGCTAAGAATTTAACCTCCAGAGCGACAGATTATTCCAAATGGTATAACGAATTGGTTATCCAGGCCGATCTGGCCGAAAACTCGGGTGTCCGAGGCTGTATGGTCATCAAACCCTACGGTTTTGCCATCTGGGAGCGCATGCAGGCCGAACTGGACCGCATGTTCAAGGAAACCGGTCACCAAAATGCCTATTTCCCGCTCTTTATTCCCAAGTCTTATTTTTCCAAAGAGGCCAGCCACGTGGATGGCTTTGCCAAGGAGTGTGCGGTGGTTACTCACTACCGTTTAAAGAACGATGAAGATGGGGGAGGTATTGTGGTGGATCCGGATGCACGGCTGGAGGAAGAATTGATCGTTCGTCCTACTTCCGAGACCATTATCTGGGATACCTACCGCAAATGGATCCAGAGTTACCGAGACCTGCCTATCCTGGTCAACCAATGGGCCAATGTAGTGCGCTGGGAAATGAGAACACGTTTGTTCCTTAGAACGGCCGAGTTTCTTTGGCAGGAAGGACATACCGCGCATGCTACGGAAGCGGAGGCCATAGCCGAGGCCGAACAGATGATCAATGTCTACGCGGACTTTGTTGAAAACTTCATGGCTGTGCCGGTGATCAAAGGATTGAAAACCGAAAGCGAACGTTTTGCAGGGGCGTTGGAGACCTATTGTATAGAAGCTTTGATGCAAGACGGTAAGGCACTGCAGGCGGGAACCTCTCACTTCCTGGGGCAGAATTTCGCCAAGGCATTCGATGTGAAATTTGCCGATCGGGATGGTAAACTGGATCATGTCTGGGCTACGTCCTGGGGGGTATCTACAAGGTTGATGGGTGCCCTGATCATGACCCACAGTGACGATAATGGGTTGGTCCTGCCGCCAAACCTGGCTCCCGATCAGGTGGTGATCGTACCGATCTACAGAAACGATGAACAGTTTGATGCTGTATCTGAGGTGGCTAATAAGATCCAATCAGAACTCCGAGCCAAAGGACTTCGGGTTAAGTTCGATAAGCGAGATACCCACAAACCGGGTTGGAAGTTTAACGAATACGAACTTAAGGGTGTACCGGTTCGCATCGCTATTGGCCCAAAGGATGTTGAGAACGGAACAGTGGAAATCGCCAGACGCGATACCCTGAGCAAGGAGATCGTTCAGGTAACCGATAGCGCAGATCACATTAGTGGTCTGATGGAGGAGATACAAACCAACCTGTATCAAAAGGCGGTTGATGCCAGGACCGAATTGACCACAGAGGTAGAGACCTATGATGAGTTCAAGGAAGTTCTGGAGAAAAAAGGTGGTTTTATCCTGGCACATTGGGATGGAACAGCCGAAACGGAAGAGCAGGTCAAGAATGAGACCAAGGCCACTATTCGATGTATTCCAATGGAGGGCGATACATCCCCTGGAAACTGTATGGTTACTGGGAGGCCATCCGCTCGGAAAGTCCTGTTTGCAAAGGCTTACTAA
- a CDS encoding SusD/RagB family nutrient-binding outer membrane lipoprotein, with the protein MKRIYRFALLSILALGSVFYSCETTELELLDNPNALSDDQADPNLLLNSIQRAYVTSLGTLNDRSSELARIDYVGGRDYFAMYNSSALDGTWNRFYSGMSADINVIAALNEGEDQDLRFHLGVSKTLQAHHLMLLVDFLGDIPWSEALNPLEFPNPSVDDDASVYAVALALLFEADSYFADFGSDAPDSVIDFFYDGDNNKWRRLVQTLKMRHALTTGDFSRFTGLVSEGGFINNSADDFQFNYGTQLLNPNTRHPDYNADYTTSGANIYQSNWLMETMQGADKTDGSDDDPRMRYYYFRQADCTPGASCDPDGDGQFLSCSLETPPPHYIAGGVSYCWLEDGYWGRDHGDDDGTPPDNFLRTAVGVYPAAGLFDDDRFAGLNQDVGGVGEGIEPIILASYVDFWRAEVALSAGNVGGARDFVDAGMNKSMDKVTSFGALDGSRDTSFEPSQGDINDYIDSITSQITNTSDDSWNVLAEQYFITMYGGGSDAYNFYRRTGYPTTVKPNLEPNPGVFPRTFLYPSVEVVANPNITQRQDNATQVFWDTKPAGPAFPPAN; encoded by the coding sequence ATGAAAAGAATTTATCGCTTCGCATTGTTAAGTATCCTCGCTCTGGGATCAGTCTTTTATTCATGTGAGACTACCGAGCTGGAGTTGTTGGACAACCCCAATGCCCTGTCTGATGATCAGGCAGATCCAAACTTGTTGCTGAATTCTATTCAGCGTGCCTATGTCACTAGCTTAGGTACATTGAACGATCGTAGTTCTGAGTTAGCTCGGATCGACTATGTAGGTGGACGTGATTATTTCGCCATGTACAACTCTTCTGCCCTGGACGGAACCTGGAACCGGTTCTACTCAGGTATGAGTGCTGACATCAATGTGATCGCAGCTCTTAACGAAGGAGAGGATCAGGACCTGCGTTTCCATCTTGGAGTTTCCAAGACCCTGCAGGCTCACCACCTGATGTTGCTGGTAGACTTCCTGGGAGATATCCCATGGTCTGAGGCACTGAACCCACTTGAGTTCCCGAACCCAAGTGTAGATGATGATGCGTCTGTTTACGCTGTAGCTCTGGCTTTGCTGTTCGAGGCTGATTCTTACTTCGCTGATTTCGGATCTGATGCTCCTGACTCTGTGATCGACTTCTTCTACGATGGAGATAACAACAAGTGGAGAAGACTGGTTCAGACTCTGAAAATGCGTCATGCACTTACTACAGGAGACTTCAGCCGCTTTACCGGTCTGGTCTCTGAAGGTGGATTCATCAATAACTCTGCTGACGACTTCCAGTTCAACTACGGTACTCAGCTGTTGAACCCGAATACACGTCACCCAGATTATAACGCTGATTACACCACTTCTGGTGCCAACATCTATCAGTCTAACTGGCTGATGGAAACCATGCAAGGTGCAGATAAAACGGACGGTAGCGATGACGATCCACGGATGCGTTACTACTATTTCCGTCAGGCTGACTGTACTCCAGGTGCCTCTTGTGACCCTGATGGTGACGGACAGTTCCTGTCTTGTTCCCTGGAAACTCCTCCTCCTCACTATATCGCTGGTGGCGTAAGCTACTGTTGGTTAGAGGATGGATACTGGGGTCGTGACCACGGTGATGACGACGGTACTCCTCCGGATAACTTCCTGAGAACTGCCGTAGGTGTATATCCTGCTGCCGGATTGTTTGACGATGATCGTTTCGCCGGTCTGAATCAAGACGTAGGTGGTGTCGGAGAAGGTATCGAGCCAATCATCCTGGCTTCTTACGTAGACTTCTGGAGAGCTGAAGTAGCTCTTTCTGCCGGTAACGTTGGTGGTGCTCGCGACTTTGTAGACGCAGGTATGAACAAGTCCATGGACAAGGTTACCTCTTTTGGTGCCCTGGATGGATCTCGTGATACCTCATTTGAGCCTTCTCAAGGTGACATCAATGACTACATTGACAGCATCACGTCTCAGATTACTAATACCTCAGACGATAGCTGGAACGTACTAGCAGAGCAGTACTTCATCACCATGTACGGCGGTGGTAGTGATGCCTATAACTTCTACAGAAGAACTGGTTATCCAACAACGGTTAAGCCTAACTTAGAGCCTAACCCAGGTGTGTTCCCAAGAACATTCCTTTACCCTTCTGTTGAAGTAGTTGCTAACCCGAATATTACTCAGCGTCAGGACAACGCTACTCAAGTCTTCTGGGATACAAAACCAGCAGGACCTGCGTTCCCGCCGGCGAATTAA
- the folE gene encoding GTP cyclohydrolase I FolE has product MNLEKQLQEIEAMGDDHVSSSADTPLRADAFDLSDIEKVALIKKDVERILHTLGMDLTDDSLRGTPHRVAKMFVQEIFSGLHPDNKPNAATFENKYKYGEMLVEKNITLYSTCEHHLLPIVGKAHIAYISSGSVIGLSKMNRIVDYYAKRPQVQERLTMQIVQELQQALGTEDVACVIDAKHLCVNSRGIRDIDSSTVTSEFGGVFKNTDVKREFLDYIKLETEY; this is encoded by the coding sequence ATGAATTTAGAAAAACAATTGCAGGAAATAGAAGCCATGGGCGATGATCACGTCAGTTCATCGGCAGACACACCCCTTAGAGCGGATGCGTTTGACCTAAGTGATATTGAAAAGGTCGCCCTCATCAAAAAGGATGTCGAACGTATTTTACATACCTTGGGGATGGACCTTACAGACGACAGTCTGAGAGGAACTCCCCATCGGGTTGCAAAAATGTTCGTGCAAGAAATATTCAGTGGACTCCACCCGGATAACAAGCCCAATGCTGCCACATTTGAGAACAAATACAAGTACGGAGAGATGCTGGTCGAGAAGAACATCACCCTCTACTCTACTTGTGAACACCATTTACTACCTATTGTCGGTAAGGCTCACATCGCCTATATCTCCAGTGGCTCAGTTATCGGATTATCCAAAATGAATCGGATTGTGGATTACTATGCCAAACGGCCTCAAGTTCAAGAACGATTGACGATGCAAATTGTACAGGAACTTCAACAAGCTTTGGGGACAGAAGATGTGGCTTGCGTGATCGACGCTAAACACCTCTGTGTAAATTCACGGGGAATACGCGATATCGACAGCAGTACAGTAACGTCAGAATTTGGAGGTGTCTTTAAAAACACTGATGTAAAAAGAGAATTTCTGGACTATATCAAACTGGAAACTGAATACTAA
- a CDS encoding RluA family pseudouridine synthase: protein MSAPENNPDWEQRDSDDLYEHYRFTADQGQQPLRVDKYLMNKIEKATRNRIQNAAKAGNIHVNGSSVKSNYKVKPADVVTVLFEHPPYEFLLVPENIPIEIVHEDDQVVVVNKPAGMVVHPGHGNYSGTLINALAYHFENLPQNSNDRPGLVHRIDKDTSGLLVVAKTDLAMSELSRQFFEKTTKREYLALVWGNVEEDEGTISGNIGRHPKNRLQNTVFEGEEEERGKPAVTHYKVIERLGYVTLVSCKLETGRTHQIRVHMKHIGHTLFNDERYGGDKILKGTSFSKYKQFVENCFKVLSRQALHAKTLGFDHPMTGEFLSFEADLPEDFESCLEKWRHYAKHQKE from the coding sequence ATGAGCGCCCCTGAGAACAATCCCGACTGGGAACAACGGGATAGCGACGATCTATACGAGCATTATCGCTTTACCGCAGATCAAGGTCAGCAACCGCTGCGAGTGGATAAATACTTGATGAACAAGATCGAGAAAGCCACCCGTAACCGTATTCAGAATGCGGCAAAAGCTGGTAATATCCACGTCAACGGTTCATCTGTAAAATCCAATTACAAGGTCAAGCCGGCAGATGTTGTCACCGTACTTTTTGAGCATCCGCCTTACGAGTTTCTGCTTGTACCGGAGAACATTCCAATAGAGATCGTTCACGAGGACGACCAGGTAGTGGTTGTCAATAAACCCGCTGGTATGGTGGTCCATCCAGGGCATGGAAACTACAGCGGCACCCTGATCAATGCCCTTGCCTATCATTTCGAAAACCTGCCACAGAACAGTAATGATCGCCCGGGTCTGGTCCATAGGATAGATAAGGATACCAGTGGCCTATTGGTTGTGGCCAAGACGGACCTGGCCATGTCAGAACTGTCCAGGCAATTCTTCGAAAAGACGACCAAGCGAGAATACCTGGCCCTGGTCTGGGGTAATGTGGAGGAAGATGAAGGGACCATCAGTGGAAATATTGGCCGTCATCCCAAGAATCGTTTACAGAATACGGTCTTCGAAGGAGAAGAAGAGGAAAGAGGTAAGCCCGCAGTGACCCATTACAAAGTGATCGAGCGACTAGGTTATGTCACCTTAGTGTCCTGTAAACTGGAGACAGGCAGGACCCATCAGATCCGGGTACATATGAAACACATTGGTCATACGCTCTTCAATGACGAACGCTATGGTGGAGATAAGATCCTGAAGGGGACCAGCTTTAGTAAGTATAAGCAGTTTGTTGAGAATTGTTTTAAGGTGCTGTCCAGGCAAGCACTACATGCCAAAACACTTGGTTTTGACCATCCAATGACCGGTGAGTTTCTTTCTTTCGAGGCTGATCTCCCTGAAGACTTCGAATCCTGTCTGGAAAAGTGGAGACATTACGCCAAACACCAGAAGGAATAA